The Triticum aestivum cultivar Chinese Spring chromosome 3A, IWGSC CS RefSeq v2.1, whole genome shotgun sequence genome includes a region encoding these proteins:
- the LOC123058024 gene encoding putative cysteine-rich repeat secretory protein 14, which yields MALPATSWLLISLLLAVTPAPSTCEESVRIAGAGGLLQCYPAPALTNATNGTAFRATLLPLLGSLPSAAAPTGFASLRSVTRGERALARGLCFGNSTVPSECARCLSAAAGNLTAGCGATSRRPGIWSDRCFVGYADTNASSSNEDGFRARVLLPGDDAVPRSVASTKSFYYAHLHDVLVAMEKDVARRAAANISGPRMLATAEETNSDSAVSRTVHVLAQCGRDRTAAACVRCLQNSVQAVHWDLNAARVDGGVAAAVVGFNCYMRFEVSTAVGGDTITGVMLLVAFVLCIFTGGACGCLCPVP from the exons ATGGCGCTTCCAGCGACCTCGTGGCTGctcatctccctcctcctcgccGTGACGCCAGCCCCTAGCACCTGTGAGGAGAGCGTGCGCATCGCGGGCGCAGGCGGCTTGCTGCAGTGCTACCCGGCGCCGGCGCTCACCAACGCCACTAACGGCACGGCGTTTCGCGCCACCCTGCTCCCGCTCCTCGGCTCtctcccctccgccgccgcgcccacgGGCTTCGCCTCCCTACGGTCCGTCACTCGCGGGGAGCGCGCGTTGGCGCGGGGGCTCTGCTTCGGCAACTCCACGGTGCCGTCCGAGTGCGCCCGGTGCCTGTCCGCCGCGGCTGGGAACCTCACAGCTGGCTGCGGCGCCACCAGCCGGCGCCCCGGCATCTGGAGCGACCGGTGCTTCGTCGGCTACGCCGACACCAACGCATCCTCGTCAAACGAGGACGGCTTCCGCGCGCGCGTCCTCCTCCCGGGCGACGACGCCGTCCCTCGCTCTGTGGCCAGCACCAAATCCTTCTACTACGCCCACCTGCACGATGTACTCGTCGCCATGGAGAAGGACGTGGCGCGGCGCGCGGCCGCGAACATCTCCGGGCCGCGGATGCTGGCCACAGCGGAGGAGACCAACTCCGACAGCGCGGTGAGCAGAACAGTGCACGTTCTGGCGCAGTGCGGGAGGGACCGCACGGCGGCGGCCTGCGTCCGGTGCCTACAGAACTCGGTGCAGGCCGTGCACTGGGACCTCAACGCTGCCCGCGTCGACGGTGGCGTGGCGGCCGCGGTGGTGGGCTTCAACTGCTACATGCGGTTTGAGGTCTCCACTGCAGTGGGTGGCGACACTATCACTGGCG TTATGCTACTGGTGGCATTCGTGCTATGTATATTTACAGGAGGCGCATGTGGGTGTTTGTGTCCTGTACCCTGA